In Candidatus Bathyarchaeota archaeon, one genomic interval encodes:
- the deoC gene encoding deoxyribose-phosphate aldolase codes for MIEEIFVKISKKDLAKMIDHTLVKPTATKDEVAKLCEEAEKYRFGSVCVNPTYVSLATRLLKETTVKVCSSVGFPFGVTLPEVKAFEARRAVENGACEIDMVINIGALKSKDYEAVKRDIEAVVAVKRSQNDVVVKVIIETGCLTAEEKVMACKLVKEAGADFVKTSTGFIKGGVTVEDVRLMRETVGEDMGVKAAGGIRTLKQALAMIEAGANRIGTSSGVAIIEGFLST; via the coding sequence ATGATAGAGGAGATTTTCGTGAAGATTTCGAAGAAAGACTTGGCTAAAATGATTGACCATACGTTAGTGAAACCTACCGCAACCAAAGATGAAGTTGCAAAACTGTGCGAAGAGGCTGAGAAATACCGGTTTGGCAGCGTCTGCGTCAACCCCACGTATGTGTCTCTGGCTACGCGGTTATTGAAAGAGACCACCGTAAAGGTATGTTCATCTGTTGGCTTTCCATTCGGAGTTACTCTGCCTGAGGTGAAGGCGTTTGAGGCTAGGAGGGCTGTAGAAAATGGGGCTTGTGAAATAGACATGGTCATCAACATAGGTGCATTGAAGTCTAAGGATTATGAGGCCGTGAAAAGAGACATCGAGGCAGTAGTTGCTGTGAAGCGTTCTCAGAATGATGTCGTGGTGAAGGTTATCATTGAGACAGGATGCCTAACCGCTGAAGAAAAGGTGATGGCGTGCAAACTCGTCAAGGAGGCTGGGGCAGACTTTGTAAAAACCTCGACTGGATTCATTAAAGGAGGCGTGACTGTGGAAGATGTTAGGTTGATGCGTGAAACGGTGGGCGAAGATATGGGGGTCAAGGCGGCGGGGGGTATACGAACCCTTAAACAAGCCTTGGCGATGATTGAGGCTGGAGCAAACAGAATTGGAACAA